The following coding sequences are from one Dreissena polymorpha isolate Duluth1 chromosome 8, UMN_Dpol_1.0, whole genome shotgun sequence window:
- the LOC127841796 gene encoding serine protease inhibitor Cvsi-2-like, producing MKFVAIFAAVCYVAMITAEDCPTNNVSTECTHLVCATGFHKECIRNVCTCSTDVECALQRDCHDSGNRTCNREWHCVDGRCRCFGSLG from the exons ATGAAATTCGTGGCAATTTTTGCAGCTGTTTGCTATG TCGCCATGATAACGGCGGAGGATTGTCCCACCAACAATGTTAGCACCGAGTGCACACACCTGGTCTGCGCCACTGGTTTCCACAAGGAATGCATACGCAACGTCTGCACGTGCTCAA CGGATGTTGAGTGCGCCCTCCAGCGGGACTGCCATGACAGCGGTAACAGAACCTGCAACCGGGAATGGCACTGCGTAGACGGGAGATGCCGCTGCTTCGGGTCCCTTGGTTAA
- the LOC127841794 gene encoding serine protease inhibitor Cvsi-2-like — MKIVAYFATVCFVSLVTGEDCPHNNATSDCSHMVCAAGFHKECIRNVCTCSVNHACATKSDCVGITDIKCLREWHCVDARCLCYGDIGG, encoded by the exons ATGAAAATTGTGGCATACTTTGCAACAGTTTGCTTTG TATCCCTGGTAACGGGTGAGGACTGCCCACACAACAACGCCACTTCAGATTGTTCACACATGGTCTGTGCCGCCGGCTTCCATAAGGAATGCATTCGGAACGTTTGCACGTGCTCAG TTAACCACGCATGCGCAACCAAGTCTGACTGCGTGGGCATTACGGACATCAAGTGTCTCCGGGAGTGGCATTGCGTGGACGCCAGGTGCCTCTGCTATGGAGACATCGGAGGCTAG